TGGCTACCTCCGACATGACGCAACCGAGATCTGAATATTTCATTGCTTATAGCTCAACACAGTGGTGTCGGGTAACACCAATCCAGTTTTGGCACGGCAGGTGCCACCCACGGTGATGGTACCAGTCGCCCCTGGAGTTACGCTGAAACATGTTTGCCGGAATTCTATTAATGGCTAATCCGTTTTCACTCTTACAGTCCTTGACGTATCTACGCACGAATCGGCAGACAAATAACAAACCACCGGACAAACAGGAAAAGAAAGTCGGATTGGGACGGCTCCCGGCGCCATCGGCTAGGAAACCGAAAACATAGGCAAAATGCGCGGTCTACGTAAATAGTACAAGGAAACTCGTCCGGAAGACGGTTGGCTCCGTTTTCCCAAAAGCAGATCAGCCCATTCATTCGATTGGCGAATCACTCCCCTGCCCTGCTGCTCTCCGCCGTGGTGGCGACAATCCGCTCGCCACATACGAGAATGCGCGTGTCACCTTTTTTCATGGCAAGAGGAATGCTGGGGCCTTGACCGAGACTTTCCCCGGTTAGGTAATCCCAAACGTGCGTAGGCATTCCCGTATCGATTGTCAGAACCCCATCACGAGCGGCGTGTACAGCAATGAAGGGCCCATTTGCATAAATATTGGCATCTTCCTGGCAGAAAAGATGTACCCCCGCCTGCCTGGCAGCCAGCCGGAGCAGTTCGCTTGTGAGATTGGGAACTCCCACAAACAGGGAAGGACCATCGGGAAGCCGTCGCAAAACGACCGCCGCTGCCCCGTTGGGATAAGTAGCAAGAATTTCCCCTGGTCTCGCATCGACCACCGCGAATAACGGCTGGATTGGGCGTTTCACCCCAAAGGCTTCAGTCAGGCCCAACTGTCGTCCGCGGTCCGTAGGTTCCGCCCAAGCCGGTGTCCCAACGAGTTCCTCCAGTTCAAATCCCGTCAATTCCTGCATGGCCGTTTTTGGATCCTCGCGTTCAGTCAAAAATCCCGGTGCGTAGCACCAGATTTTCAGCTTTCCCGCGGTTGTTTTGCGCAATTGGTCGCGTTCCCCCTTCGAGAGATGCCAGGCGGCCAGAAACACCAGCATTTTTGCTGAGATTTCGCCGTGCAGCACATCGAAAAGGAGGTATTGTCCGTAGGGAGTACCCATACGGCCGAGGGGGCGTCGCACCTCGTAAATCAGAGGACGCGTCACCACATCGCTTCCAAAAGCCGCGTGCAAGATGCTCTTCTCGTCCACCACTGCTGCTACTTCCGGGGTGAATGCTGGGCCAAGGGTAAGCATTGTTTTATCCAGCTGCTGGAGATTGCACATCACCTTCCAGAGCTCAGGATCGTCGAACCAGCCGGTGGCCCCAAGATCCATCCACCATGTCCCAAAATGCCGCAGGGCAACCTCTGCTGTGTTCCGCAAAAGCAGCGACTGCGAGTCAGGAAGTGTGTCGGCACCATCGATCCACCCAGGAAAACGACTATCCTTGGCCAGATACGTTCGGGTATCGTCTTCGAACAACCACAGCTTTCCTGCCCGCATGACACTTTCTGCTGCCGACATGGCAGGGGCACTTCCGCCAAGCCCTCGATCCCAATAGGAAATCGGTGAACAGAGAATATCGATATCCGGCGAGCGAAGGACTTTTGCGAGCGCATAATGACCCGATGTTGCGGCTCCATTGTGAATTGCGCCAAATTCGAAAGTGTACCCGTAAAAGAACACCACCAGCTTTCGCCCCTCGGAGGCGTCTCGAACCGTCTTCGCGAGGTGGCAGACACAGTCGGCCATCATGTCCTGCTGAAATTCCGCAAAATCGATCAGGTCTTGCTCGCTCCTCGGCCGATGCAGCAGACCCGAGGGTTGGGAGCGTCTGCGTTGAGGTGTGGGGAGATCCACTGTGCTGAGTCGAACGGCTGGATTGTCCCAGGCCCGCTGCAATGCCTCGTCGGTGGCGTATTTTGACTTGAGCCACTGTTGCCATGCTTCCACCGTGACCGGTGAGTAGTCGCTCAGGGCATTTCCCCACGTATCCTCGTAAAACCACTCACCCGTGTTTTGTCCGCAGGGATGATATCCTGCCACGTGGTCGCCCCAAACTTGTTCCAAATGGAGTACAAGGTCTCGAAGGCGTGCGGCGGCCTCCTCCCGATACAGCGTCGAGGCCACCGATGCCGGCACGCGGTCCTGGCCCGGTTGATCCCATTTCATCGCATGATCAGGATGTGCCGCGATCCACCAGGCCGGTGGATCCATCGGAATTCGGGGAATGAGCAGGGCGTTTGCGTTGCTCTCCAGAACCTCGCGACAGATCACGTCGACAGCCGTCCAGTCAGGTTTTTCCCCGGGCTTTGGCCAGGGCATTGGTACTGGAAAGCTCACCAGGTTCACTCCTGCCCGCGCAGCGAGCCGAACTTGAGAAGGAAACGGGCCCGGTGGTCCCCCCAGAAATACAAAAGGATTGCCTGGCCGATATACAGCAATACTGACCTTGCGTTCCGTGTCCGCCTGGAGCCAGAGGGTCACACGATAGCGGTGGCCGCGGACAATCGGGAGAGACGGCCGGGAGTAAAGATGAAAGTCGGGCCATTGGCCGCCGGGTGGCTCCTGGAGACGCACAGCCAGGCACCCGGTTCCATTCTCGCCCGAATCCTTGCGACGCTCCACATGTCCGACCGTATTTCGCTTATCTGGTGGCCAAACATGCCAGTTCGCGGAAAATTCGGCGTCGCTTTCAAAATCACACGAAAACAACTTTTCGCCAGTGGCAGCATCCACGATTCGGACGCTGTCAATGAGAATCAACCCTGGCAAAGAGCCAAATCGCAAATGGAGCGTTGCTTGACCCTCGCCATCTTCCAGGGCCGTGAATTCGAACGTGATCTCCCGGCCGACTGGGCCCGTGCGAACAACACCGCGGCCCGGGGCTCCCCAAAAAATCCGCGCCGCAACTGGCTGGCCATTGATCACAAGGCGAGGAATACCGTCGATGACGCGCACCCGGGCCGTGCGGACAGGAGCGAGTGTTGAGTCGGCCTCGTCCGCCTGGCTGGGTAAAAGCACCGTCACAACCGCGATCCAAATCCCCGCAAGCAATGCCCACCTCGTATTTCTGACATTCCAGAAACCACCCTGCAAAAAACTTCCAGACATGGGCTTCTTGTGTGTCATTTCTAAACCCGTCCTCTGCGTTACCATCCGAAACGTGAATTGTGTACAGGCGCCACAAAAGTGCGAGATTGTAAACATGCAGGCAAACGCCCCGATTATCGAACCGGGCTTGCCGCATGTCCAGACCGTGGGACTCTGCCCCATCCCCACTTTTTGTATGGGCCTGTAGGAAGCCAAAGGTTCGAAGTGCGGCAGGGGCAACTGATGAATTGCCCGTACGGTTAACCAGGTATTGAAGTGAGCGGACAAAGATGGGCCCGTTGAATTGGACTACCCAGCGTCGGAACGTGGACCCGGCAAGCAGGTCCCTCCAAGCTGAACTTCATTCCCACGCAGGATCGCGGCGAGGCCCGGGCTCGTTACCGGCGGGAGAGGAAAAGCGGGGATGACCCAGCGAGGGGCTGTCATCGGCTCCCACCCGCCTGCACACCAAATACTCGAGGAGACTTCTAATTTTGTAATTTTGTCCAAACACTTGACGACTTTTCCGGTGGGCTCTTGACAAGCACGCCTGGCGTGAACACAGTAGGAGCACTTTGCGTTGGGCGGCATTCCGGAATGAAAGCCGGAGTGCCGGGACTAGGCATGTGCACCTCTTGCCCTTGGGAGAATTTGACAATGAGACAGCGCTGTGACTTTTCGACACTGCATAATGGCTCGTCACCTTTGATGGAACGTCACCATCGGGATGGAGCGGCCAATATGGGGGTTGCACGAAAGACACATGGTTTGAATCTCCGTGTTTGGATGATAGCCCTCGTGCTCATCGTTGGCGCGGCACTGTCGGGAAATCACATAAATTCTGCGGTGGCTGAATCTGGTGGACCTTCCGCCGCACCTCCCGCCGCGCAGGCTCAAGGAAATCCACAAGCAGGGCAGCCAGCCGCGACGCAGCCTCCAAGTGCCGCGGCTGAGAAGGAAAGCGTGCCGCCTTTTCGACCACGATTACCGGCCTATTACGGAAGAGTGGTCGACGAAAAGCAGCGGCAAAAGATCTACGACATCCAACGAAAGTATCACGCCCAGATAGCCGAGCTACAGAGGCAACTCGAAAAACTCATCGCGCAGCGTGATGCGGAGATCGAGGCAGTCCTCACACCCGAACAAAAAGCAGAAATCCAAAAAATGCGGGAAGGAGCGGCCGCTCGGCGGAGCAATAGCGCCGCATCTC
This is a stretch of genomic DNA from Thermogutta terrifontis. It encodes these proteins:
- a CDS encoding beta-galactosidase, translating into MTHKKPMSGSFLQGGFWNVRNTRWALLAGIWIAVVTVLLPSQADEADSTLAPVRTARVRVIDGIPRLVINGQPVAARIFWGAPGRGVVRTGPVGREITFEFTALEDGEGQATLHLRFGSLPGLILIDSVRIVDAATGEKLFSCDFESDAEFSANWHVWPPDKRNTVGHVERRKDSGENGTGCLAVRLQEPPGGQWPDFHLYSRPSLPIVRGHRYRVTLWLQADTERKVSIAVYRPGNPFVFLGGPPGPFPSQVRLAARAGVNLVSFPVPMPWPKPGEKPDWTAVDVICREVLESNANALLIPRIPMDPPAWWIAAHPDHAMKWDQPGQDRVPASVASTLYREEAAARLRDLVLHLEQVWGDHVAGYHPCGQNTGEWFYEDTWGNALSDYSPVTVEAWQQWLKSKYATDEALQRAWDNPAVRLSTVDLPTPQRRRSQPSGLLHRPRSEQDLIDFAEFQQDMMADCVCHLAKTVRDASEGRKLVVFFYGYTFEFGAIHNGAATSGHYALAKVLRSPDIDILCSPISYWDRGLGGSAPAMSAAESVMRAGKLWLFEDDTRTYLAKDSRFPGWIDGADTLPDSQSLLLRNTAEVALRHFGTWWMDLGATGWFDDPELWKVMCNLQQLDKTMLTLGPAFTPEVAAVVDEKSILHAAFGSDVVTRPLIYEVRRPLGRMGTPYGQYLLFDVLHGEISAKMLVFLAAWHLSKGERDQLRKTTAGKLKIWCYAPGFLTEREDPKTAMQELTGFELEELVGTPAWAEPTDRGRQLGLTEAFGVKRPIQPLFAVVDARPGEILATYPNGAAAVVLRRLPDGPSLFVGVPNLTSELLRLAARQAGVHLFCQEDANIYANGPFIAVHAARDGVLTIDTGMPTHVWDYLTGESLGQGPSIPLAMKKGDTRILVCGERIVATTAESSRAGE